Proteins from a single region of Apium graveolens cultivar Ventura chromosome 7, ASM990537v1, whole genome shotgun sequence:
- the LOC141674693 gene encoding protein RGF1 INDUCIBLE TRANSCRIPTION FACTOR 1-like yields MPAWLQTFLEKEFFKSCSTHNLSNNETTMYCIDCDLPICKHCFSPSGSCGGHKTIRIYRHVYQDAVVGKDLKKLIDCSKIQLYKCNKKRVATLHPLDNKIKVQEVTETSSNCDICKRSLHNPAAYRYCSLECKVKAISRKEKITDHPFLNLRTAAAADRDSAQAAGTRDTVAADSMLTTVERKKKSGKESLTGLFKNHLVG; encoded by the exons ATGCCAGCGTGGCTGCAAACATTTCTTGAGAAAGAATTCTTCAAGAGTTGTTCAACTCATAATCTGAGCAACAATGAGACTACCATGTACTGCATAGATTGTGATTTACCGATTTGCAAACACTGCTTCTCGCCATCAGGTTCATGTGGTGGACATAAAACGATAAGGATATATAGACATGTCTACCAGGATGCTGTTGTTGGGAAAGACTTGAAAAAATTGATTGATTGTTCTAAGATTCAG CTGTACAAGTGCAACAAGAAGCGGGTTGCAACTCTGCATCCCTTGGACAACAAGATCAAGGTTCAAGAGGTAACTGAGACAAGCTCTAACTGTGACATATGCAAAAGGAGTCTTCATAACCCTGCAGCGTACCGCTACTGCAGCCTGGAGTGTAAG GTGAAGGCTATCTCAAGGAAGGAAAAAATCACAGATCATCCATTCCTTAACCTCCGAACTGCTGCTGCTGCAGATAGGGACTCAGCCCAAGCAGCAGGAACTAGGGACACAGTTGCAGCAGATAGTATGTTGACAACTGttgaaaggaaaaaaaaaagcGGAAAGGAGTCCCTCACCGGGCTATTTAAAAATCATTTGGTGGGTTAG
- the LOC141674691 gene encoding uncharacterized protein LOC141674691 — translation MIQRIPGVPKPLEKATPMSFANSPFSDEIAQVEIPKQFAIPSMKVYDGSKDPQEHVAQYKQRMFTVPIIMDLKEPCMYKRFGSTLTRPALQWFVNLPNGRIGTFADLVDAFNLQFASSRRFEKMTSDLYKIYQKYREPLRDYLTRFNKEKVTITNCNTPTVIEAIRRGLGKDSSIYDNLTKYPCKMMDDVQEKALAQSPTVLVKKFEKLSNVVRWPPKTTKPKSNPDSRLWCEFHADYGHKANDCVALRKEIEALVKKGYLTEYISTQKCNYVRNDRTTSGLPPPPSHYKVINFIAGGSEVCRATYSQAKRGARGNGVQVSRADVSTYAGQIL, via the coding sequence ATGATACAAAGGATCCCAGGGGTGCCAAAGCCATTGGAAAAAGCCACACCCATGAGTTTCGCAAACTCCCCTTTTTCTGATGAGATAGCCCAAGTAGAGATCCCCAAACAGTTTGCAATACCAAGCATGAAGGTGTATGATGGCTCGAAAGATCCACAAGAACACGTCGCACAATACAAGCAGCGGATGTTTACAGTACCGATCATCATGGACCTTAAGGAGCCATGCATGTATAAGAGATTTGGTTCAACGTTGACAAGACCTGCACTACAATGGTTCGTTAATTTGCCAAATGGTAGGATTGGGACATTCGCAGATCTGGTGGATGCCTTCAATCTGCAATTTGCAAGCAGTCGACGCTTTGAGAAGATGACGAGTGACTTGTACAAGATCTACCAGAAATACCGAGAGCCACTAAGAGATTATTTGACGAGATTTAACAAGGAAAAGGTAACTATAACGAACTGTAACACTCCTACGGTGATAGAAGCAATCAGAAGAGGGCTGGGAAAAGACTCCTCAATTTACGACAACTTAACGAAGTACCCGTGCAAAATGATGGATGATGTTCAGGAAAAAGCCTTGGCACAAAGTCCAACGGTGTTGGTCAAGAAATTTGAAAAACTAAGCAATGTTGTCAGATGGCCACCCAAAACTACGAAGCCCAAGTCAAACCCAGATTCAAGATTGTGGTGTGAATTTCATGCAGACTATGGGCATAAGGCCAATGATTGTGTGGCCCTAAGGAAAGAAATTGAGGCATTAGTAAAAAAAGGCTATCTAACTGAATACATCTCAACTCAGAAGTGCAATTACGTAAGAAATGATAGGACAACATCAGGACTGCCACCTCCACCTTCGCATTACAAGGTGATCAATTTCATTGCAGGGGGTTCTGAGGTGTGTCGAGCCACATACTCTCAGGCTAAGAGAGGGGCTAGAGGAAATGGAGTTCAAGTTTCAAGAGCAGACGTCTCAACTTATGCTGGTCAAATACTATAA